A DNA window from Arachis duranensis cultivar V14167 chromosome 3, aradu.V14167.gnm2.J7QH, whole genome shotgun sequence contains the following coding sequences:
- the LOC110278388 gene encoding amino acid permease 5-like yields the protein MTIAILTWLPPPPSPSCWYISGISVFCQPLFAFVEKWCARKWAKDGFATIEYKIALPCIPTEIVPVSWRTVVFVFSTTIIDMLMPFFNDVVGILGAFGFWPLTVYFPIDMYISKRKIPRWSNRWLGLQLLSFTT from the exons ATGACTATAGCTATACTTACGTGGCTTCCTCCTCCACCTTCTCCCTCTTGTTGGTACATATCAGGTATTAGT GTATTTTGCCAACCTTTATTTGCATTTGTTGAGAAATGGTGTGCAAGAAAATGGGCGAAGGATGGTTTTGCGACCATAGAATATAAAATTGCTCTTCCTTGCATACCAACTGAAATTGTTCCGGTTAGTTGGAGGAcagttgtttttgtattttcaacAACCATCATAGACATGCTCATGCCTTTCTTCAACGATGTAGTTGGAATACTTGGAGCATTTGGTTTCTGGCCCTTAACGGTTTACTTCCCAATAGACATGTACATTTCAAAGAGGAAGATTCCTAGATGGAGTAATCGATGGCTTGGACTTCAGTTACTCAGTTTCACTACTTGA
- the LOC107476556 gene encoding protein EARLY-RESPONSIVE TO DEHYDRATION 7, chloroplastic, with product MSSSQQPFEHVLVTVPGVFLHLIENDSSVELASGDLTITTIYEGENGVAVIAGIGEQVRWPLTKDVSAVKLDESHYFFTLRVPNNNQKEGEEDYDVLSYGLTVASKGQEGVLKELDEVLERYSILSVEKVESVQGWEVVVPRETSPEDMKVSGEKRELVEESSAAYWTTVAPNVEDYSSRFARWIAAGSGQVVRGILWCGDVTVERLKSGNDFFKRRMQPASSRSQISPRKIESLKRVKRLTKMSEKVATGILSGVVKVSGFFTSSVVNSKAGKKFFSFLPGEIVLATMDGFNKVCDAVEVAGRNVMSTSSVVTTELVSHKYGEEAGKVTNEGLGAAGHAMGTAWTVFKIRKALNPKSVMKPTTLAKAAAKANSAQLKANQ from the exons ATGTCTTCGTCACAGCAACCATTCGAGCATGTTCTTGTTACAGTTCCCGGCGTCTTCCTCCACCTCATAGAGAATGACTCCAGCGTCGAACTTGCTTCCGGAGACCTCACCATAACCACCATATACGAAGGTGAAAACGGCGTTGCCGTTATCGCTGGAATCGGCGAACAAGTCCGGTGGCCGTTGACGAAGGATGTTTCCGCTGTAAAACTCGACGAGTCCCACTACTTCTTCACGCTTCGCGTTCCCAATAATAATCAGAAAGAAGGAGAGGAAGATTACGATGTGTTGAGCTATGGTTTGACCGTGGCTTCAAAGGGTCAAGAGGGTGTGCTGAAGGAACTCGATGAGGTTCTGGAAAGGTATAGTATTCTTTCAGTGGAGAAGGTAGAGAGCGTGCAAGGATGGGAGGTGGTGGTGCCGAGGGAGACCTCGCCGGAGGACATGAAGGTTTCCGGCGAGAAGAGGGAGTTAGTTGAGGAGAGCTCTGCAGCTTACTGGACCACGGTGGCACCCAACGTGGAGGACTACAGTAGCCGGTTCGCTCGGTGGATAGCCGCTGGTTCGGGGCAGGTTGTGAGGGGGATTCTTTGGTGTGGGGATGTTACTGTCGAGAGGTTGAAGTCCGGCAATGACTTCTTCAAGAGGAGGATGCAACCTGCTTCTTCTCGATCTCAGATTAGTCCTCGAAAAATTGAGAGCCTGAAAAG GGTTAAGAGGTTGACAAAGATGTCAGAGAAGGTGGCCACCGGTATCCTTTCTGGGGTGGTGAAGGTGTCTGGGTTCTTCACAAGTTCTGTAGTGAATTCTAAAGCAGGGAAAAAATTCTTTAGCTTTCTGCCAGGGGAAATTGTTCTTGCTACTATGGATGGATTCA ATAAGGTGTGTGATGCTGTGGAAGTAGCTGGAAGGAATGTAATGTCTACTTCATCTGTTGTCACCACAGAACTTGTTTCCCATAA ATATGGAGAGGAAGCAGGGAAGGTGACAAATGAAGGGCTTGGTGCAGCAGGGCATGCAATGGGGACAGCATGGACTGTATTCAAGATTAGGAAAGCACTCAATCCAAAGAGTGTCATGAAGCCTACTACACTAGCCAAAGCTGCTGCCAAAGCAAATTCTGCTCAACTCAAAGCAAACCAGTAG